GGTCGGGGTGATGGTGGACCCTGATGACGAGGCGGTGCAGGCAGCGGCCGCCAGCGGCCTTGGCGCCCTGCAGCTGCACGGTCGGGAAACGCCAGAGCGGGTTGCGGCCGTGAAACGGATCGCGGGCGTTTCCGTGATCAAGGCCCTGGGGATCTCCACGCAGGACGATGCGCGCCGCGCCGCGTCGTTCAGCGGGGCCGCCGACAAGATTCTCTTCGACGCCCGCCCGCCCGAAGGGGCCACGCGTCCAGGGGGCAATGCGCGGGCGTTCGACTGGCA
This window of the Rhodospirillales bacterium genome carries:
- a CDS encoding N-(5'-phosphoribosyl)anthranilate isomerase; translated protein: MQVKICGLREPGHAALAAAHGARWIGVVFFPASPRYVELDRARAVAAVLPPAVEAVGVMVDPDDEAVQAAAASGLGALQLHGRETPERVAAVKRIAGVSVIKALGISTQDDARRAASFSGAADKILFDARPPEGATRPGGNARAFDW